The Patescibacteria group bacterium genomic interval ACATAAATATGAGCTAATTGCAAGTAAAAAGCTTTAGCCTCAGGAATATTAGTCACTTCTCCGGCGAAGATTACATTGTATTTCAATCCTAATTGTTGAGCTAAGTTTTTTAATTTTTCTTCTTGCGAACCGCCGCCGACGATAATATATTTGAGTTCCGGCACGACAGATAACAGTTCTGGCATTATTTTAATAATTGCTTCAATGTTTTTTTCCGGCTCCAGCCGGCACATGGACAGCATAATAGTGTCATTGTCATCCAGCCCCAACAGCTTTTTCTTACCGGCAAAATCTTCGTCCGGCTTATTGAGTGCTTCATAGTTGATGCCCGGATAAATTACTGTTACCTTCTGTTTGTTGCCGATTAATTTACTTATTTCCTCGCCCAGATATTCGCTATTGGCGATAAATTTGCGACATAAGGGGCTGTTATAGACTTGTTTCAGCATCCTTTTTTGCCACCAATTGTTGCCTATTTGGGTAATGTCCGTGCCATGGGTAAAGACATAAAATGGCAGTTTAAATTTGCCGGCTAAAGAATTATAAGGGTGGAAATGGCCAAAAATTAACCGTTCTATTTTTTCTGTTTGGATGATACCGCTAATGTCTTTGGCCAGCGGCCGCCAGCGTGGCGGGATTTTGCCACTAAAAAAATCAGTGCGGTAAATGTGGTAAGGTTGAGTTTGATCAAATTCTTTCTCCCCCGCTTGAGCTTGCGCCAGGACGCAAATCTCGGCCGGCGCCAAACGCGACAGCAGGTTAAGGTAATAATTTTGCACTCCCCCGGCTTGTGGCGGGAAAAAGTTGGTAATTAGCAGTTTTTTCATAATTCGCTTTTCCCTTTAAAATCCCTCACTAAGTCTTTAAACGAGCCCAAACGGAACAAGCCCAAGGCGTAGGCCGCGGCAAAATAAGTCATACCGCCAACGGCAATTGCCACAATAAAATGTGTTCGTTCCTTAAGCAACCAGACCGCTAAATACATTATAAGGCAGGCTAGAAGAATTTTTGAGGCCGACCAAAGCAGGAATTTCCAGTCATAATCAATCACTTGGCCGACAACAATAGTACCCAAGCCGAATAATAAAGCATAGCTGGCAATATTGGCTATGGCCGATCCGTTATAACCCCAGATAGGAATCAGGATTAGATTGGCGATGAAAGAAAAGCCGGCCACTATTCCCAGATGCCAAGTGTTTCTGGCTTGGCGATCGCAGGCATTGAGCATGGCGCCGACGGGAAAACACAAGAAGACGAAAACCAATGACAGCATTAGGATATCCAGGGGTAAAACAGAAGCCGTATAATGGTTGCCAAAAACCGGACCAATTACCTTGTCAGCGATGGAAATTACGCCAATAGATATGGGTAAAGAAAAAAACATCAGCCAATACATGGATTTGACAAAAAGTTTGGATAATTTTTCCTTGCTGTGGGCGAAGTAATTGGCGAATGCCGGGTAGATTGAAGCGGAAAAAGCCAGGGCGATGAATTGCAGAGCAAAGGCCACCTTAAAAGCCACGGAATAGATGCCCACGGCGTAATCTCCGGCCAGCTTTGATAGCAAGACAATATCAATGGCTGAAAAAATACGATTAAAAATTCCAGCTAAGGCAAAAGGAATGGAAATAAGCACTAATTGCCTGATTGTCAGCCAGTCAAAAGAAAAAATTATCGGCACACTATATTTGTGGCGTAAATTAATTGTGGACCATAAAAAATTGATCAGACTGCCTAAAACATAAACAGCCATTACCCAGGTCAGCGGCGCGCCACAGAACAATAATCCTCCGCCAATAATTAAAACCGTTAGTTGATTAATGATAACTCCCAAACTTTCATACATGAGATCCTGGTGTCCGCGCAGAGTGCCATAGACGCTTAATGAAAGTGAATCTAACAGCATGACAAAACCGGAAATATACACTAGCGACTTAGTGAGCGGTGGATAACCCAGAATATTAACCAGAATCACAATAATCAAATAAACCAAGGCCGAAGCTACGAGTTTATAACCGAGGATATTGGCGAGGTATTTGGCGGAATGTTCGCGATTCTTGGCCACTTCGCGGATCAGTACTTGGGTCAGTCCTAAATCCAAGAACATGGCAAAAATGGAGGTAAAGCTCAAAGCAAAAGTAAATCTTCCTTGATCGGCCACGCCGATGGAACGCGCTAAGATAATGAAATATAAAAACGACAGCGCCTTTTGGACAGCCAGTGATGCGCTGTAAAAAAAAGTATTTTTGGCTAAACTTCTGTTGGACATAATGGCAATCAGACGATAAGTCAGGAGTATTAAAACATATGAATTATACCATAAAAATAAGCAAAAAATAAAGCCCGCTAAAGATAGTGGTAGCGGGCGGGAAAGGTGCAAAATGTTGCGATTATGATTCTGCCGGCGCATTAGTCATAGCGTCATAGAATTTCCAATCAATACCGGACAGTAAGATGGAGGTAGAAGAGTTGCCGCAGATTAGGGCAAAAATCGGAAAGAGCCGCGGGAGTTCCTTGGGGCAGTGCTTAAGGCAATTGGAATAGAGCTCCGATATGATCTGTTGCAAACAACCGACGCAGATTTTAGTATCTTTGTCAACCAATTGCGCTCGTTTGACCATTAAAGCGGACATTAATTCTTGTAGAATCATTTGTCGTTCATGTGGTTTAGCGGATTGTTTTGCCGCCTTGACCAGTAATTCGTAGATTCTTTCTTCAGTCATGGCGGGTACCTCCTAAGGTTAACAACCTGGCTTAACTTTAGCAGATCTAAACCTTAGTGGCAATTAAGTTATCCCCCAAGATAAAAAGCGTCCGCAATGGACGCTTGTAATTAAAGTTCTCTTATTAGCGATTAAGGCGCCAAGTTGATATCAAGGCCGTGCTCCGGATAGAGATATTGAAAGTTCAATCCGGCAGTCGGGATCCAAAAGCCGTCGTCGCTGATAATTCTATCCACTTCAACTCCCAGTCTTTCCTTTAGCAATTCGTCTATGCCAGGCATTAACGATCCTTCGCCGGTTAGCCAGATTTGGCAGATTTTTCGGCTGTCACGCAAACCGTTGAAGTAGGCTATGGATCTGGAGATTTCTGAAACCAGATTACTCAATATTTTTTGGACGGCTGGTCCTGTACAACGCAAGGGAATCAAGCCCATTTTACCTTTTTCTGCCTCAGGATATGCTATCCCCAGCTCCTGGCTTAGGGCCGAAGTGATATCGGCGCCACCCAAACTGATTGAACGGAATAAGGGCGAACAGTGACCGCTTTGTGCATAAGGTTTTCCCAGGCATAAAACTTCGGTATGTTGGCAGCCAACATCAACAACAGCAAGGCCTGGTTGGATAAGTCCGTAACGATTCAGCCAATTGTAGGTAGCGATGGAGTTAACTCCCAGAAAATTGACCCTGTAGCCGGCGTCGTTTACCATTTTTATCTTTTGGAGAGCTACATCTCTCTTGACGGCGACGATAAGCACTTCATATCCGCCGTCATCGTCCCGATCGAGGATATCAAAATCATAAATGATTTGATCAAGACTAAACGGAATTTGCTGCAGAAGTTCAAATTCAACAAATAGTCTTAACTTTGAGTTGGCCGCCAGAGCCGGAGAAAGATGGCGTACGCGGCTGAAAACCGCCGTACTAGGCAAAAGTGTGGCCACCCTTTTCCGTCTGTCAATGCCGCCAAAAACAGTGTTTAATGCCTCGGCTGTTGCCCTATTTTGTTCTTCTTTATCCGCGGGGTTTTCAATGGTTATGCTACTGGAACGGTTATTCCACCCCTGACGCATTAAACGCACTGTTCCAGCACCGACATCAAGAAATAATTCACTCTGTCGATTAGCTCTTTTCTTTTTGAATTGTTTTTCCGTCTGACTCATGTCGCGTCCCTTTCTTTGGTTGGTGAGCCTATTAAGATTGTTAATGTACTTTTCTCACTATTTGATCCGTTTGTATTATAGCACTATTAATTAATTTGTCAATAGCGAGTGGCGGGGGTTTTAATCAGCCGATAAAAATAGATTTTCAAATAAAAAACCGCATAATATTGAATTACGCGGTTTTTTATTATAACATTTAAGATATTTTAGCGTTTAGACCACTGCGGAGCGCGACGGGCGCGTTTCAAGCCAGGTTTTTTTCTTTCTTTGACTCTGGGATCGCGAGTCATTAATCCCTCGGCTTTCATAGCCGGTCGCAATTCCGGATTGAGTTGTTCCAATGCTCGGGCAATGCCGTGGCGGGAAGCCGCAGCTTGGCCATTTTTACCGCCGCCGGCTACATGGATGGAAACAGTGGTATTCTTATCGTGGCCGGTCAGAACTAACGGCTTTAAGACGACATCTTGCAGGTCTTTGGTGGGAAAATAAACCTTATAATCAAGATTATTGACTATGATTTCTCCTTTGCCCTTCAGATACAGGCGGACATTGGCGGAGGATGTTTTTCGGCCACCTCGGCCATAAAAAAACTTGCCTTCCGGCTTAACAATCTCGACTTCTTTAATTTCTTTCTTTTTGGTAACCATAATATATTATTGCCAAAACAATTAGTTAGTGGTTTTTAACCGCTTAATCATCTGATCGCGCAGTTTATTCTTGGGTAACATACCCCAAACGGCTCGTCTGAGGACTTCGCCGGCATTCTCTTTCATAACCACGCTGGCTTTTTTGATTCTTAATCCGCCGGGGTGGGTGGTATGCCATTTGTATTCTTTTTGATCCATTTTCTTTCCGGTTAACTTCAGTTTGGAACAATTAGCAACTTCAACGAAGTCGCCGGCATCAATATTCGGAACAAAGGTGGCTTTGTTTTTACCGCGTAAGATAATGGCGATGCGCGTGGCTAAGCGCCCGACCGGTTGGTCAGTGGCATCAAGCTGATGGGTTTTTCTTTCTATTTCCTTCATAAAATAAGTTAAATTAGACGAATTCAATAATAGCCACTTCCGCTCCGTCATTGACGCGCGGAGCCAATTTGACGATTCTGGTGTAGCCGCCTTTGCGGTCTTTATACTTCGGGCCCAAAACCTCAAACAACTTTTTGACCGCACCCTGAGTGTAAAGCACTCTTAAGGCCTCACGGCGATTGTGCAGGGTGTCGTTCTTGGCCAAGGTGATTAGTTTTTCCACTTTGGGGCGGGTTACTTGGGCTTTGGCTTTAGTGGTTTTGATTTTTTCATATACCACAAGAGAGGTAGCCAAGCTGCGTAACAATGCTTCTCTTGGCGCCTTTTCACGACCTAGTACTTTTCCTTTTCTGTTATGTCTCATAATATATTGGTCATAAAGTCTAATGGCCTATAAAGTCTAAAGTTTGTCAGGCCGGTTATATTTCTCCGGCTGTTAGTTTTACGGACTTTACGGATACTTGACTTTGTTCTGTTTATTCTTCGATTTTTTTGGGTCGGCCGCGCTTCTTGGGTTTAGGTTCTTCCCCGGTTTCTTCGCCGATTTTTTCTTCGGTCTCCTCAACGACTCCGGTGTTTTCTTCCAAAATCTCCTCCGCTTTTTCTTCAGCGGCGATTTCCGGCAGAATGATCGGCGCCTCAATATCAATTTCTTCCATTTCTCTGGCTCCGCCTTCCATAATCCAGCTGAATTGATTGGTTAGGATTTCAGCCGCTTTTTTTACGGCGTCTTCCGGAGAGATGGTGCCGTCAGTTTCAATAGTCAAAATTAGTTTGTCATAATCGGTGCGTTGGCCGACGCGAGTCGCCTCTACTTCTAAACCGACATTAATAACCGGAGTAAAAATAGAATCAGTCAAAATCGTGCCGATTTCTCCCTTGCCCTTACTCTGATCCTCTACTGGAACATAACCAATGCCTTTAGCTACGGTTAATTCCATTTCTATTTCGGCGTTTTCCGCGCTTAGCGAGGTAATGACGGCGTCTTTATTGACCACCTCAGCATCAATTGATTGCTGGATGTCGGCGCCGGTAACTTTCTTTTTTCCCTCGGCCTTAAGCTGCAGGGTAACCGGTTCATCGGAGTAGACTTTGAATCTCAGGGTTTTTAGGTTAAGAATGATCTCCAGGACATCCTCCGGTACATTTTCCATGGCCGAAAATTCGTGTTTGACACCCTTGATTTTAACAGCGGTAACAGCGCCACCCGGTAAAGATGACAGGATGATTCGTCTTAGGGCATTGCCCAAAGTCAGACCGTAACCGGGAAAGCAGGGCTCGATTACAATTTGAGCCGATTTGCCCGGAACTGATTCTTCAACGATGAATTTTTTAGGCAAAGGAATGTGTTTCATAATATTTCCTCCTTGGCTGCCGGAGCTTTAGCGCAGACAGCTCGTTAACTTAAAAGTAATTAAATTATTTATTATTTGCTGTAGTACTCGACGATGGTTCGCCAGTCAATATTGACTGCAATATCTCCCAATTTAGGCTGGCTGGTAATCTTGCCTTCAATTTTTTCCGAGTCAATAGTCAGCCAAGCGGGGATATTAGTCAGTTTGCTTAATTTTTGTTTAATTTCTTTGTAGCCGGAGCTCTTTAAGATTTTGTCGGATAGAGTAATGATATCGCCGACTTTCATTTGATAAGAAGGGATATTGACTTTTTTGTTATTAACTCTGACATTGCCGTGGCTGACTAATTGGCGGGCGGCGCGTCGGGAAGTGGCAAAGCCCAGGCGATAAACCGTATTGTCCAAGCGTCCTTCCAGAAATCTGAAGAGCCATTCGCCGGTGTTGCCGACTTTGCTTAATGATTTTTTGAAGTAAATCAAGAACTGCGCTTCATAAATTCCATACATGCGCTTAGCTTTCTGTTTTTCCATCAATTGTTTGCCGAAATTGGTTTTTTTACCAACACGTTGCAATGGGCCGTGCATGCCGGGCGGAAAATTACGTTTCACCATGGGGCATTTGGCGGAATTGCATTTTTCGCCTTTCAAAAATAATTTTTCACCGGCGCGGCGGCAAGATTTGCATTGGAGATTTCTAGTGAAGTTAGACATAAGAGGATAAGAAATAAAGAAATAGGTATAAGATAAAATTAAACGCGGCGAGGTCTGGGCGCGCGACAACCGTTATGAGGAATCGGAGTAATGTCTTTAATAGTGGAAACAATAAAGCCGTTAGCGTTAATGGCGCGAACTGCTGATTCGCGACCGCCGCCAATACCGCGAACAAATACCGAGACTTCTCTTAAGCCGTATTTTTTAACTTTTTCCGCAGCTGTTCTGACGATGATCGTCGCGGCGTAAGGAGTGGCCTTTTTAGGTCCTTTAAAACCGCATTGGCCGGCTGAACACCAGGACAACACATTGCCGTTTTGATCGGTAAAAGTGACAATAGTATTATTGTAGGTGGACTTAACATAAGCCCGGCCGCTGGATACCTGGCGGGCGGCTACGGTTTTTTTGACTTTCTTTTTCGACTTGTCGGCCGGTTTAGCGGCTACGGTGTCAGCGTTGGCTTCCACTGGAGCAGTCATAACGGTCGGTTCGTTTGTCAACAATTCTTCAGACATAATTATATTGGTATTTGGCTATTATATTGATTAAGTTTTTTGGCTGGTATCTTTTCTGCCAGAACCCATGGTCTTTCGGACATTGCCTCGCACAGTGCGATTGTTGGTTTTGGTGCGTTGGCCGCGAGCCGGCAATCCTTTCATGTGGCGGATTCCTCGGTAGGCTTTGATTTCTTTCAAGCGTTTGATATTGCTCATGACTTCACGACGCAAATCGCCTTCAATACTAAAGCCGCCTTTTTCTACGGCTGTTCTTAAGGCGATTACTTGTTCTTCAGTCAAATCGTTAACTCTGGTGTCAGGACTGATTTTGATGCTGGCCAGGATTTTGCTGGCGCGCGGTTTACCTACGCCAAAAATATAAGTTAAAGCGATTTCTACTCTTTTATTATTGGGGATGGTAACTCCTGCGATTCTAACTGCCATAATATTTTAGTTTATAAAGTTTATAAAGTCTGCTTGACTTGATTATTACCCTTGGCGTTGCTTATGCTTGGGATTTTTACAAATAACAACCAGGCGCTTCTTGCGTCTGATAACTTGGCAATCCTTGCAGATTTTTTTAACTGAAGCTCTAACTTTCATAAAGATAAAAATTGAGAAATAAGAAATTAAGGTAGGCAAAACTCACTCTTGGCTTTTAGCCATTAGCTGTATGCTGTATGCCATAAGCTACTGAATTAATAACGATAAGTAATGCGTCCGCGAGTCAGATCATAAGGCGTCATTTGGATTTTGACTTTATCGCCGGGTAACAGGCGGATGTTAAACATTCGCATTTTGCCGGACAAATGAGCCAAGATTTCATGGCCGTTCATTAACTTAACGCGGAAATTGGCTGACGGCAATGATTCCGTCACCTCGCCATCTAACTCCAAGAAATCCTTAGAGTCGGCGGCATTTTCTGGTTGTTGTGACATTGTAAGGTTATTCTTTAATAACAAATTACTTTAATGATCCTTGTTTTAGCCTTTGATTGGTTAAAACAGTGAATAAAGCTAAATTTTTTTCAGATAAAACAAAAACTCACGGCTCCCCTCTTTGCATCCAAAATCTGTCATACTTTTAAGGAAATTAAGCCAAATTTTGTCTTTTTCAAATCTGAGATAATTATAGCAGATTGAGTATATTTGTCAATACTTGCCGAATTTAATTTAATTTTATAGTAATTTCGGCTTATTGTCAAGAAAAACCCGCCGCCAAATGGCAAACGGGTTAGGGTTTTGTCTTACCAGCCCCATTTTGCTCATTTAGCTTTCTTTTCAGGCCTTTGTTTTCTCGACGCAAACGTTCGTTATCATTAATGATTTGCATCATGCCGTAAAGCAGGAAGCCAAAAAGCGCTAATACTAAAGTAAAAACGAAATAGTGTTGGCAAAATATTAAAAGAACTAAATAAGCTGATTCTTTCATTATCCCCTCCTTTCACGATTATTGTTCCGCCGGGATGTCTATTTAGACAACGGCGGGTATTAGGATTTTTACAATTAATCAAGAATTGCCTTGATGCGCCTGATGCCGGATGAAGATGCTTCCTCTTTGACAATTTTAAAATGTCCGATTTCTCCGGTATTTTTAGCGTGTGGTCCGCCACAGATTTCTTTGGAAAAGCATTGTTCAAAGGTGGCATCGCCGCCAATGCTGTAAACTTTGACGCGGTCGCCGTATTTGCTGTCAAAAATTCCCATGGCTTCACATTTGCGGGCTTTTTCAATGGACAACTCTTCACTGACAACGGGTAGATTCTTTTTTATTTGCTCATTGACTAGATTTTCTATTTGTTCCAGTTGTTCAGGCGTAACTTTTTCCGGATGCGAAAAATCAAACCGAATGCGTTCGGCGGTGATATTGGAACCGCGTTGAAAAACATGATCACCCAAGATTCGGCGCATGGCCGCCAGCATTAAGTGGGTGGCAGTGTGCATACGCGCCGATAATTCGGAGTTGTCAGCCAGGCCACCCTTGAATTTTTTTTCCGCTCCTTGGCGCGAGGTCTGCTGATGTTTGGCAAATTCTCTTTGGTACTCTTCTTCGTCGATTGTTAATCCTTTCTCTTTGGCTAATTCCCGCGTCATCTCAATCGGAAAACCGTAAGTAGAAAAGAGCTGGAAAGCGTCTGTGCCGGAGATTTTTTTGTTTTCTATTTTTAACTTATCAAATTTTTTTAAGCCGTTCTCTAAAGTAGTATTGAACTTTTCTTCTTCTTTATTGAGCTCATCAATGATTTGATCGCGCTTCTCTCGCAGTTCCTTGTAGAAACCGCCTTGCAGTTCAATCACTGCTTCGGCTACTTGGTAAGTGAAGGGAGAGTTGACGCCCAGTTCGACTCCAAACCGAATGGCTCGGCGCAATAAACGACGTAAGACATAACCTTGCTCTACATTAGACGGAACTACGCCGTCAGCCAAAAGAAAGGTGGCGGCGCGCAAATGGTCGGCGATAATTCTGACCGGTTTTAATTCTTCCGGTCCTAATTCAGCAGGCAAGAGGCCGCATAAGGCGCAGACCTGGGCGACAATACTATAAAGCGGGTCAATGTCATAAGCACTGGATTTGCCGTCCAAAGTGGCCACGGTGCGTTCCACACCCATGCCGGTGTCCACGTTTTTCTGTGTCAGCTCGTCATATTTGCCGTCGGCTGTCTTGTTATAAACCATGAATACGTTATTCCAGATTTCCACCCAGTGTTTGTCGCTCGGATCAAATTCCGCCGGTGCCGGCTCTTCGCCGGACCAATAAAACATTTCCGTATCCGGGCCACATGGGCCGGTCTGGCCGGCCGGGCCCCACCAATTGTCGGCTTTGGGCAGGTAAGCGATGCGCGCCGGTTGAACCCCCAGTTCCTGCCAGAGAGCGAATGATTCTCTGTCTTGTGGCGCATCATCATCACCGGCAAAACAAGTAAAAGCCAGTTTGTCCAAAGAAATTCCTAATTCCTTGGTTAAAAAATTAAAACTTAAAGTGATAGCCTCTTTTTTGCCATAATCGCCCAATGACCAATTGCCCAACATTTCAAATAAGGTCAGATGCCAAGCATCGCCGACATCGTCAATATCGCCGGTACGAATGCATTTTTGGACATTGACTAACCGTTTGCCGCAGGGATGTTTTTCACCTAATAAGTATGGTACTAAGGGGTGCATGCCGGCAGTAGTGAATAGGGCGGTTGGATCATTCTCCGGCACTAACGGCGCGCCGGGAATAATGGCGTGGCCGTTCTTTTCAAAATACTCAAGAAATTTTGTTTTGAGATCTTTGGCAGTCATAGTTCGATGCGTGGCTTATGGCGTATAGTTAATGACCAAAACCTTGATTAATTTAGTTTATTGGAAGTCCTTTAAATACTCCGTCCGCTTGGCGGCGGGATCAACTTCATATATGAAATGATAACAAAATCAGCTGATTTTGGCAAATTTAAACTAATTAAAATGTGGTTGAATAAATTGCGTAAAATGAAAACGCCCGGCGGATGTATACCGCGCGGGCGTTAAAGTGCGTTATACAGTCGGTTTAGTCGGCTCCGGGGTGGCCAGTCCCCTCTTGATGAGCTTCGTTGCTTCCTCAGTATTCAGTGACCCGAAAAAAGCATAATTCATCTCCTTTAAAATTACCAAGCTTAGTATTTCTGTTCCAGCCAGGTAATCGAATTGCTCACGGACGCGACTTGATAAGTCCCCGATATTAACAGAGGTAAAAACCTTGCTGTGGTCGCTGCAACGAAAACATCTCTTTATCGCATTGCTTAATCGACCGCGATATTTTTCATCAAGCAGATGTTTCGATATTCCTTGTGCGTTATTCACTAAGTGAACAAGAATGTCGTCCAGGCCATCATTAAAATCCTGGGGTATTCGACGGTCCCATGATCCTGCCAATTCCAATAAAGATAAAATAAGACCAAGCTTGAATTCATCACTGCAGTAAAAATAATTCTGGCATAGGGCCTCCATCCACTTCTTAATCGTAAGGCCGTTTATGTTGTTTTGACTATCTAAAACATGTTTAGTCACTATGTTGATAATACGGCAGGTATCGTCTATCCCATGGTCACATGATTTTATTGTGCCATCAATACTTCTGACGATTTTCTTAAAATCTAGTT includes:
- a CDS encoding alanine--tRNA ligase; amino-acid sequence: MTAKDLKTKFLEYFEKNGHAIIPGAPLVPENDPTALFTTAGMHPLVPYLLGEKHPCGKRLVNVQKCIRTGDIDDVGDAWHLTLFEMLGNWSLGDYGKKEAITLSFNFLTKELGISLDKLAFTCFAGDDDAPQDRESFALWQELGVQPARIAYLPKADNWWGPAGQTGPCGPDTEMFYWSGEEPAPAEFDPSDKHWVEIWNNVFMVYNKTADGKYDELTQKNVDTGMGVERTVATLDGKSSAYDIDPLYSIVAQVCALCGLLPAELGPEELKPVRIIADHLRAATFLLADGVVPSNVEQGYVLRRLLRRAIRFGVELGVNSPFTYQVAEAVIELQGGFYKELREKRDQIIDELNKEEEKFNTTLENGLKKFDKLKIENKKISGTDAFQLFSTYGFPIEMTRELAKEKGLTIDEEEYQREFAKHQQTSRQGAEKKFKGGLADNSELSARMHTATHLMLAAMRRILGDHVFQRGSNITAERIRFDFSHPEKVTPEQLEQIENLVNEQIKKNLPVVSEELSIEKARKCEAMGIFDSKYGDRVKVYSIGGDATFEQCFSKEICGGPHAKNTGEIGHFKIVKEEASSSGIRRIKAILD
- the rpsK gene encoding 30S ribosomal protein S11, translating into MTAPVEANADTVAAKPADKSKKKVKKTVAARQVSSGRAYVKSTYNNTIVTFTDQNGNVLSWCSAGQCGFKGPKKATPYAATIIVRTAAEKVKKYGLREVSVFVRGIGGGRESAVRAINANGFIVSTIKDITPIPHNGCRAPRPRRV
- the rpsM gene encoding 30S ribosomal protein S13, with product MAVRIAGVTIPNNKRVEIALTYIFGVGKPRASKILASIKISPDTRVNDLTEEQVIALRTAVEKGGFSIEGDLRREVMSNIKRLKEIKAYRGIRHMKGLPARGQRTKTNNRTVRGNVRKTMGSGRKDTSQKT
- a CDS encoding glycosyltransferase family 4 protein, which translates into the protein MKKLLITNFFPPQAGGVQNYYLNLLSRLAPAEICVLAQAQAGEKEFDQTQPYHIYRTDFFSGKIPPRWRPLAKDISGIIQTEKIERLIFGHFHPYNSLAGKFKLPFYVFTHGTDITQIGNNWWQKRMLKQVYNSPLCRKFIANSEYLGEEISKLIGNKQKVTVIYPGINYEALNKPDEDFAGKKKLLGLDDNDTIMLSMCRLEPEKNIEAIIKIMPELLSVVPELKYIIVGGGSQEEKLKNLAQQLGLKYNVIFAGEVTNIPEAKAFYLQLAHIYVTASLKPEGFGIGYLEAAATKTAVIASKFGGSKEAVIGGVTGILVDPQITREIKEAIIKIATDRELWRRLTEAGQKRAREFDWSKQIEKIKNTIDN
- the rpsI gene encoding 30S ribosomal protein S9 gives rise to the protein MVTKKKEIKEVEIVKPEGKFFYGRGGRKTSSANVRLYLKGKGEIIVNNLDYKVYFPTKDLQDVVLKPLVLTGHDKNTTVSIHVAGGGKNGQAAASRHGIARALEQLNPELRPAMKAEGLMTRDPRVKERKKPGLKRARRAPQWSKR
- the infA gene encoding translation initiation factor IF-1, which gives rise to MSQQPENAADSKDFLELDGEVTESLPSANFRVKLMNGHEILAHLSGKMRMFNIRLLPGDKVKIQMTPYDLTRGRITYRY
- the rpmJ gene encoding 50S ribosomal protein L36; this encodes MKVRASVKKICKDCQVIRRKKRLVVICKNPKHKQRQG
- the rplQ gene encoding 50S ribosomal protein L17: MRHNRKGKVLGREKAPREALLRSLATSLVVYEKIKTTKAKAQVTRPKVEKLITLAKNDTLHNRREALRVLYTQGAVKKLFEVLGPKYKDRKGGYTRIVKLAPRVNDGAEVAIIEFV
- the rpsD gene encoding 30S ribosomal protein S4, with translation MSNFTRNLQCKSCRRAGEKLFLKGEKCNSAKCPMVKRNFPPGMHGPLQRVGKKTNFGKQLMEKQKAKRMYGIYEAQFLIYFKKSLSKVGNTGEWLFRFLEGRLDNTVYRLGFATSRRAARQLVSHGNVRVNNKKVNIPSYQMKVGDIITLSDKILKSSGYKEIKQKLSKLTNIPAWLTIDSEKIEGKITSQPKLGDIAVNIDWRTIVEYYSK
- the rplM gene encoding 50S ribosomal protein L13 — translated: MKEIERKTHQLDATDQPVGRLATRIAIILRGKNKATFVPNIDAGDFVEVANCSKLKLTGKKMDQKEYKWHTTHPGGLRIKKASVVMKENAGEVLRRAVWGMLPKNKLRDQMIKRLKTTN
- the rpoA gene encoding DNA-directed RNA polymerase subunit alpha; its protein translation is MKHIPLPKKFIVEESVPGKSAQIVIEPCFPGYGLTLGNALRRIILSSLPGGAVTAVKIKGVKHEFSAMENVPEDVLEIILNLKTLRFKVYSDEPVTLQLKAEGKKKVTGADIQQSIDAEVVNKDAVITSLSAENAEIEMELTVAKGIGYVPVEDQSKGKGEIGTILTDSIFTPVINVGLEVEATRVGQRTDYDKLILTIETDGTISPEDAVKKAAEILTNQFSWIMEGGAREMEEIDIEAPIILPEIAAEEKAEEILEENTGVVEETEEKIGEETGEEPKPKKRGRPKKIEE
- a CDS encoding flippase — encoded protein: MSNRSLAKNTFFYSASLAVQKALSFLYFIILARSIGVADQGRFTFALSFTSIFAMFLDLGLTQVLIREVAKNREHSAKYLANILGYKLVASALVYLIIVILVNILGYPPLTKSLVYISGFVMLLDSLSLSVYGTLRGHQDLMYESLGVIINQLTVLIIGGGLLFCGAPLTWVMAVYVLGSLINFLWSTINLRHKYSVPIIFSFDWLTIRQLVLISIPFALAGIFNRIFSAIDIVLLSKLAGDYAVGIYSVAFKVAFALQFIALAFSASIYPAFANYFAHSKEKLSKLFVKSMYWLMFFSLPISIGVISIADKVIGPVFGNHYTASVLPLDILMLSLVFVFLCFPVGAMLNACDRQARNTWHLGIVAGFSFIANLILIPIWGYNGSAIANIASYALLFGLGTIVVGQVIDYDWKFLLWSASKILLACLIMYLAVWLLKERTHFIVAIAVGGMTYFAAAYALGLFRLGSFKDLVRDFKGKSEL
- the pilM gene encoding pilus assembly protein PilM, producing the protein MSQTEKQFKKKRANRQSELFLDVGAGTVRLMRQGWNNRSSSITIENPADKEEQNRATAEALNTVFGGIDRRKRVATLLPSTAVFSRVRHLSPALAANSKLRLFVEFELLQQIPFSLDQIIYDFDILDRDDDGGYEVLIVAVKRDVALQKIKMVNDAGYRVNFLGVNSIATYNWLNRYGLIQPGLAVVDVGCQHTEVLCLGKPYAQSGHCSPLFRSISLGGADITSALSQELGIAYPEAEKGKMGLIPLRCTGPAVQKILSNLVSEISRSIAYFNGLRDSRKICQIWLTGEGSLMPGIDELLKERLGVEVDRIISDDGFWIPTAGLNFQYLYPEHGLDINLAP